One window of the Pieris brassicae chromosome 4, ilPieBrab1.1, whole genome shotgun sequence genome contains the following:
- the LOC123707933 gene encoding protein CLEC16A homolog isoform X3, with the protein MFRSRSWFGGGWGRPKNPHSLERLKYLHNILCKNTTVSESNRGILVESLRCIAEILIWGDQNDSSVFDFFLEKNMLSYFLRIMRQKCGGSSYVCVQLLQTLNILFENIRNETSLYYLLSNNHVNSIIVHKFDVSDEEVMAYYISFLKTLSLKLNNHTIHFFYNEHTKDFPLYTEAIKFFNHPESMVRIAVRTLTLNVYRVQDASMLRFIRDRTAAPYFSNLVWFIGKHILELDACVRNDAERAFFSHQSQQKLDDLVAEHLDHLHYINDILCLNIPDLNDVLTEHLLHKLLIPLYIYSLTSGSIKRPTSSPYNRDHIQSIEVITRNLEAILSGRSSDTPPRLKYPIQKMESEDDLKPSVSCVVSLFLLSQVFLIITHGPIVHALAWIIIQSDISIFDEGAMNILETYVSTAKSNVKLEFAKPQLSLEKALECSTCHDRDYTTPEYSGAKAFGYDTDHSSCDLDPELVSNSLPSTSHISETSSIAHDSTEDLVTQVQSIKSPVKENMPDSPLPDSGIDSTSSKTMSDLNNITDEEKQQLLVSLTNTEKSLTLENIIDKERRDIDNKPFLKTILDSLDCNEDDYKALFALCLLYALINNKVGVSSELLDTLLKSELDDSEKVTKESRDENVGQEHQTKPKDHFNALLVAKLMAIAHLSCKPASKVRLVTCEITARLLKIAMEGSSGVPSARHLSAADNLRARAASLARNFYKCDDIFLDMFEDEYCEMCKRPLNVEWLCMDAAILLPPTKTPMSGIAFEKRLPSGEMERARRAIRTFFLIRELYLKLSGKQETQLPLANHAPFVQVGKTLDLNDSDLISCDITQKDGTWQHRFLAVDNIQIILVEPDKQKLGWGVAKLVGSLQDLEITGDKEDPRCLHLTIHKPRVGSTGVSPRTVLLRAKFKFDDHIRSMAAKQRLTKGRTKARQKKMQQIGRLLEVSGISAPAVAPRHRPLFARPSLSTVRRHSGIDGDETDRRIRRPSGHVLKDGVIVYRERTTMSRDSVSRGSSGKVSREGSQEEIPLEDIRRNSSHPATPSTSRQQSTPSTSQLPKVSRTPSEETSFISGESRPKRKGTRVRHDLPNPILQSTITFLYTRHTQLLIHLS; encoded by the exons ATGTTTCGAAGTAGGAGCTGGTTTGGGGGTGGATGGGGTCGCCCCAAGAACCCCCATTCATTGGAACGGCTCaaatatctacataatatactATGTAAGAATACAACTGTGTCTGAAAGTAACCGTGGCATATTGGTGGAATCCTTAAGGTGTATTGCTGAAATTCTAATATGGGGAGATCAAAACGACAGTTCAGTGTTCGA CTTTTTTCTAGAAAAGAATATGTTATCATATTTTCTTAGGATAATGAGGCAAAAGTGTGGAGGATCTTCATATGTATGTGTACAATTACTACAgacacttaatattttatttgaaaatataaggAATGAAACATCACTAT attatttattGAGCAATAACCACGTCAACTCAATAATTGTTCATAAATTTGATGTTTCCGATGAAGAAGTTATGGCATattacatttcatttttaaaaacactcagtttgaaattaaataatcacacaattcactttttttataatgag CACACTAAAGACTTTCCACTGTATACAGAAGCAATAAAATTCTTCAACCACCCTGAATCTATGGTTCGCATTGCCGTCCGTACACTTACATTGAATGTTTACCGAGTCCAAGATGCCAGTATGTTGCGGTTTATAAGAGATAG aactgcAGCACCATACTTTAGTAATTTGGTATGGTTCATTGGTAAACATATCTTGGAGCTAGATGCCTGCGTAAGAAACGATGCTGA GCGTGCTTTTTTCAGCCATCAATCGCAGCAAAAGCTGGATGACCTGGTCGCTGAACATTTAGACCACTTGCATTATATCAATGATATTCTATGTCTGAACATTCCAGATCTTAACGATGTTTTAACTGAACATCTTTTGCATAAACTTCTAAtacctttatatatttattcgcTGACATCGGGATCTATTAAACGTCCTACATCTTCACCGTATAACCGCGATCATATTCAAAGTATAGAAGTTATTACGCGAAATTTAGAAGCGATTCTATCCGGCCGAAGCTCCGACACACCTCCCCGTTTGAAATATCCAATACAGAAGATGGAGTCTGAAGATGACTTAAAACCTTCAGTTTCTTGCGTAGTCTCTCTATTTCTTTTATCTCAAGTATTCCTAATCATCACACACGGCCCAATAGTTCACGCCCTAGCCTGGATCATTATACAATCCGACATATCGATATTTGACGAAGGGGCTATGAACATTCTAGAAACCTATGTCAGTACAGCAAAATCCAATGTCAAATTGGAGTTTGCAAAGCCCCAGCTGAGCTTAGAAAAGGCTTTAGAATGTTCGACATGCCACGATAGAGATTATACGACCCCGGAGTATAGTGGGGCCAAAGCTTTCGGCTACGATACAGACCATTCCAGCTGTGATCTTGACCCAGAATTGGTGTCGAATTCACTTCCGTCCACTTCCCATATCAGCGAAACGTCAAGTATCGCCCACGACTCAACAGAAGACTTAGTCACTCAAGTGCAATCGATAAAATCGCCCGTCAAAGAAAATATGCCCGATTCACCTCTCCCAGATTCGGGAATAGATTCAACCTCGTCAAAGACAATGTCAGATCTCAATAATATAACGGACGAAGAGAAGCAGCAATTACTTGTATCCCTAACGAATACAGAAAAAAGTTTGACTCTTGAAAATATCATAGACAAAGAGAGGAGAGACATCGATAATAAACCGTTTCTAAAGACTATTTTAGACTCGTTGGATTGCAATGAAGATGATTATAAAGCGTTGTTTGCACTGTGTTTGTTGTATGCTCTCATTAATAACAAAG TTG GTGTGAGCAGCGAGCTCCTTGACACATTACTAAAATCGGAATTAGACGACAGTGAGAAGGTTACAAAAGAAAGTCGCGATGAAAATGTAGGCCAGGAACACCAGACGAAACCGAAAGATCATTTTAACGCTCTGTTGGTCGCTAAGTTGATGGCCATAGCCCATCTTAGCTGTAAACCAG cTTCAAAAGTCCGTCTCGTGACCTGTGAAATAACGGCTCGTCTACTAAAGATAGCTATGGAAGGATCTAGTGGAGTACCGAGTGCGAGGCATTTATCAGCTGCGGACAATCTACGCGCACGCGCAGCCTCATTAGCCAGGAATTTCTATAAATGCGACGATATTTTCTTAGACATGTTCGAGGATGA GTATTGTGAGATGTGCAAACGACCGCTCAACGTGGAATGGCTATGTATGGATGCGGCCATCTTGTTGCCGCCAACAAAGACCCCCATGTCCGGAATCGCATTTGAAAAGAGGTTGCCCAGTGGCGag atggAACGAGCGCGTCGTGCGATTCGTACGTTCTTCCTTATACGTGAACTGTACTTAAAGCTCTCTGGCAAACAAGAAACTCAGTTGCCGCTCGCTAATCATGCACCTTTCGTACAAGTTGGCAAGACTTTGGATCTCA ATGATTCCGATTTAATATCCTGCGATATAACTCAAAAAGACGGGACATGGCAACACCGGTTTCTAGCAGTAGACAATATTCAGATAATTTTAGTGGAACCAGACAAGCAAAAACTTGGCTGGGGTGTCGCCAAACTTGTTGGAAGTTTGCAAGATTTGGAG ATAACGGGTGATAAAGAAGACCCCAGGTGTTTGCATCTCACTATACATAAGCCTCGGGTTGGATCGACTGGAGTATCACCCCGTACTGTGCTGCTGAGAGCCAAGTTTAAATTTGACGATCATATACGGAGTATGGCAGCTAAACAACGGTTAACTAAG GGTCGGACGAAAGCCCGCCAAAAGAAGATGCAACAAATAGGTCGATTGCTTGAAGTGTCGGGAATTTCTGCGCCAGCGGTTGCTCCGAGACATAGGCCTTTGTTCGCAAGACCATCACTCAGCACCGTTAGGAGGCATTCTG gcaTAGATGGCGATGAAACAGATCGACGTATACGTCGTCCCAGCGGGCACGTGCTAAAAGATGGCGTTATAGTATACCGTGAACGTACAACTATGAGTAGAGACAG CGTGTCCCGCGGCAGCAGTGGCAAGGTGTCGCGCGAGGGTTCGCAGGAGGAGATCCCTCTCGAGGATATCCGTAGAAACTCTTCACACCCTGCCACGCCCTCTACCAGCCGACAGCAG AGTACTCCAAGCACGTCTCAACTTCCGAAGGTTTCTCGTACACCTTCAGAAGAAACATCGTTCATATCGGGTGAGAGCAGACCCAAACGGAAAG GTACCCGTGTACGACATGACCTACCCAACCCGATTTTACAATCAACGATTACCTTCTTATATACAAGGCACACACAGCTTCTCATTCATCTGTCCTAG
- the LOC123707933 gene encoding protein CLEC16A homolog isoform X1 yields the protein MFRSRSWFGGGWGRPKNPHSLERLKYLHNILCKNTTVSESNRGILVESLRCIAEILIWGDQNDSSVFDFFLEKNMLSYFLRIMRQKCGGSSYVCVQLLQTLNILFENIRNETSLYYLLSNNHVNSIIVHKFDVSDEEVMAYYISFLKTLSLKLNNHTIHFFYNEHTKDFPLYTEAIKFFNHPESMVRIAVRTLTLNVYRVQDASMLRFIRDRTAAPYFSNLVWFIGKHILELDACVRNDAERAFFSHQSQQKLDDLVAEHLDHLHYINDILCLNIPDLNDVLTEHLLHKLLIPLYIYSLTSGSIKRPTSSPYNRDHIQSIEVITRNLEAILSGRSSDTPPRLKYPIQKMESEDDLKPSVSCVVSLFLLSQVFLIITHGPIVHALAWIIIQSDISIFDEGAMNILETYVSTAKSNVKLEFAKPQLSLEKALECSTCHDRDYTTPEYSGAKAFGYDTDHSSCDLDPELVSNSLPSTSHISETSSIAHDSTEDLVTQVQSIKSPVKENMPDSPLPDSGIDSTSSKTMSDLNNITDEEKQQLLVSLTNTEKSLTLENIIDKERRDIDNKPFLKTILDSLDCNEDDYKALFALCLLYALINNKVGVSSELLDTLLKSELDDSEKVTKESRDENVGQEHQTKPKDHFNALLVAKLMAIAHLSCKPASKVRLVTCEITARLLKIAMEGSSGVPSARHLSAADNLRARAASLARNFYKCDDIFLDMFEDEYCEMCKRPLNVEWLCMDAAILLPPTKTPMSGIAFEKRLPSGEMERARRAIRTFFLIRELYLKLSGKQETQLPLANHAPFVQVGKTLDLNDSDLISCDITQKDGTWQHRFLAVDNIQIILVEPDKQKLGWGVAKLVGSLQDLEITGDKEDPRCLHLTIHKPRVGSTGVSPRTVLLRAKFKFDDHIRSMAAKQRLTKGRTKARQKKMQQIGRLLEVSGISAPAVAPRHRPLFARPSLSTVRRHSGIDGDETDRRIRRPSGHVLKDGVIVYRERTTMSRDSSVSRGSSGKVSREGSQEEIPLEDIRRNSSHPATPSTSRQQSTPSTSQLPKVSRTPSEETSFISGESRPKRKGTRVRHDLPNPILQSTITFLYTRHTQLLIHLS from the exons ATGTTTCGAAGTAGGAGCTGGTTTGGGGGTGGATGGGGTCGCCCCAAGAACCCCCATTCATTGGAACGGCTCaaatatctacataatatactATGTAAGAATACAACTGTGTCTGAAAGTAACCGTGGCATATTGGTGGAATCCTTAAGGTGTATTGCTGAAATTCTAATATGGGGAGATCAAAACGACAGTTCAGTGTTCGA CTTTTTTCTAGAAAAGAATATGTTATCATATTTTCTTAGGATAATGAGGCAAAAGTGTGGAGGATCTTCATATGTATGTGTACAATTACTACAgacacttaatattttatttgaaaatataaggAATGAAACATCACTAT attatttattGAGCAATAACCACGTCAACTCAATAATTGTTCATAAATTTGATGTTTCCGATGAAGAAGTTATGGCATattacatttcatttttaaaaacactcagtttgaaattaaataatcacacaattcactttttttataatgag CACACTAAAGACTTTCCACTGTATACAGAAGCAATAAAATTCTTCAACCACCCTGAATCTATGGTTCGCATTGCCGTCCGTACACTTACATTGAATGTTTACCGAGTCCAAGATGCCAGTATGTTGCGGTTTATAAGAGATAG aactgcAGCACCATACTTTAGTAATTTGGTATGGTTCATTGGTAAACATATCTTGGAGCTAGATGCCTGCGTAAGAAACGATGCTGA GCGTGCTTTTTTCAGCCATCAATCGCAGCAAAAGCTGGATGACCTGGTCGCTGAACATTTAGACCACTTGCATTATATCAATGATATTCTATGTCTGAACATTCCAGATCTTAACGATGTTTTAACTGAACATCTTTTGCATAAACTTCTAAtacctttatatatttattcgcTGACATCGGGATCTATTAAACGTCCTACATCTTCACCGTATAACCGCGATCATATTCAAAGTATAGAAGTTATTACGCGAAATTTAGAAGCGATTCTATCCGGCCGAAGCTCCGACACACCTCCCCGTTTGAAATATCCAATACAGAAGATGGAGTCTGAAGATGACTTAAAACCTTCAGTTTCTTGCGTAGTCTCTCTATTTCTTTTATCTCAAGTATTCCTAATCATCACACACGGCCCAATAGTTCACGCCCTAGCCTGGATCATTATACAATCCGACATATCGATATTTGACGAAGGGGCTATGAACATTCTAGAAACCTATGTCAGTACAGCAAAATCCAATGTCAAATTGGAGTTTGCAAAGCCCCAGCTGAGCTTAGAAAAGGCTTTAGAATGTTCGACATGCCACGATAGAGATTATACGACCCCGGAGTATAGTGGGGCCAAAGCTTTCGGCTACGATACAGACCATTCCAGCTGTGATCTTGACCCAGAATTGGTGTCGAATTCACTTCCGTCCACTTCCCATATCAGCGAAACGTCAAGTATCGCCCACGACTCAACAGAAGACTTAGTCACTCAAGTGCAATCGATAAAATCGCCCGTCAAAGAAAATATGCCCGATTCACCTCTCCCAGATTCGGGAATAGATTCAACCTCGTCAAAGACAATGTCAGATCTCAATAATATAACGGACGAAGAGAAGCAGCAATTACTTGTATCCCTAACGAATACAGAAAAAAGTTTGACTCTTGAAAATATCATAGACAAAGAGAGGAGAGACATCGATAATAAACCGTTTCTAAAGACTATTTTAGACTCGTTGGATTGCAATGAAGATGATTATAAAGCGTTGTTTGCACTGTGTTTGTTGTATGCTCTCATTAATAACAAAG TTG GTGTGAGCAGCGAGCTCCTTGACACATTACTAAAATCGGAATTAGACGACAGTGAGAAGGTTACAAAAGAAAGTCGCGATGAAAATGTAGGCCAGGAACACCAGACGAAACCGAAAGATCATTTTAACGCTCTGTTGGTCGCTAAGTTGATGGCCATAGCCCATCTTAGCTGTAAACCAG cTTCAAAAGTCCGTCTCGTGACCTGTGAAATAACGGCTCGTCTACTAAAGATAGCTATGGAAGGATCTAGTGGAGTACCGAGTGCGAGGCATTTATCAGCTGCGGACAATCTACGCGCACGCGCAGCCTCATTAGCCAGGAATTTCTATAAATGCGACGATATTTTCTTAGACATGTTCGAGGATGA GTATTGTGAGATGTGCAAACGACCGCTCAACGTGGAATGGCTATGTATGGATGCGGCCATCTTGTTGCCGCCAACAAAGACCCCCATGTCCGGAATCGCATTTGAAAAGAGGTTGCCCAGTGGCGag atggAACGAGCGCGTCGTGCGATTCGTACGTTCTTCCTTATACGTGAACTGTACTTAAAGCTCTCTGGCAAACAAGAAACTCAGTTGCCGCTCGCTAATCATGCACCTTTCGTACAAGTTGGCAAGACTTTGGATCTCA ATGATTCCGATTTAATATCCTGCGATATAACTCAAAAAGACGGGACATGGCAACACCGGTTTCTAGCAGTAGACAATATTCAGATAATTTTAGTGGAACCAGACAAGCAAAAACTTGGCTGGGGTGTCGCCAAACTTGTTGGAAGTTTGCAAGATTTGGAG ATAACGGGTGATAAAGAAGACCCCAGGTGTTTGCATCTCACTATACATAAGCCTCGGGTTGGATCGACTGGAGTATCACCCCGTACTGTGCTGCTGAGAGCCAAGTTTAAATTTGACGATCATATACGGAGTATGGCAGCTAAACAACGGTTAACTAAG GGTCGGACGAAAGCCCGCCAAAAGAAGATGCAACAAATAGGTCGATTGCTTGAAGTGTCGGGAATTTCTGCGCCAGCGGTTGCTCCGAGACATAGGCCTTTGTTCGCAAGACCATCACTCAGCACCGTTAGGAGGCATTCTG gcaTAGATGGCGATGAAACAGATCGACGTATACGTCGTCCCAGCGGGCACGTGCTAAAAGATGGCGTTATAGTATACCGTGAACGTACAACTATGAGTAGAGACAG CAGCGTGTCCCGCGGCAGCAGTGGCAAGGTGTCGCGCGAGGGTTCGCAGGAGGAGATCCCTCTCGAGGATATCCGTAGAAACTCTTCACACCCTGCCACGCCCTCTACCAGCCGACAGCAG AGTACTCCAAGCACGTCTCAACTTCCGAAGGTTTCTCGTACACCTTCAGAAGAAACATCGTTCATATCGGGTGAGAGCAGACCCAAACGGAAAG GTACCCGTGTACGACATGACCTACCCAACCCGATTTTACAATCAACGATTACCTTCTTATATACAAGGCACACACAGCTTCTCATTCATCTGTCCTAG
- the LOC123707933 gene encoding protein CLEC16A homolog isoform X4: MFRSRSWFGGGWGRPKNPHSLERLKYLHNILCKNTTVSESNRGILVESLRCIAEILIWGDQNDSSVFDFFLEKNMLSYFLRIMRQKCGGSSYVCVQLLQTLNILFENIRNETSLYYLLSNNHVNSIIVHKFDVSDEEVMAYYISFLKTLSLKLNNHTIHFFYNEHTKDFPLYTEAIKFFNHPESMVRIAVRTLTLNVYRVQDASMLRFIRDRTAAPYFSNLVWFIGKHILELDACVRNDADHQSQQKLDDLVAEHLDHLHYINDILCLNIPDLNDVLTEHLLHKLLIPLYIYSLTSGSIKRPTSSPYNRDHIQSIEVITRNLEAILSGRSSDTPPRLKYPIQKMESEDDLKPSVSCVVSLFLLSQVFLIITHGPIVHALAWIIIQSDISIFDEGAMNILETYVSTAKSNVKLEFAKPQLSLEKALECSTCHDRDYTTPEYSGAKAFGYDTDHSSCDLDPELVSNSLPSTSHISETSSIAHDSTEDLVTQVQSIKSPVKENMPDSPLPDSGIDSTSSKTMSDLNNITDEEKQQLLVSLTNTEKSLTLENIIDKERRDIDNKPFLKTILDSLDCNEDDYKALFALCLLYALINNKVGVSSELLDTLLKSELDDSEKVTKESRDENVGQEHQTKPKDHFNALLVAKLMAIAHLSCKPASKVRLVTCEITARLLKIAMEGSSGVPSARHLSAADNLRARAASLARNFYKCDDIFLDMFEDEYCEMCKRPLNVEWLCMDAAILLPPTKTPMSGIAFEKRLPSGEMERARRAIRTFFLIRELYLKLSGKQETQLPLANHAPFVQVGKTLDLNDSDLISCDITQKDGTWQHRFLAVDNIQIILVEPDKQKLGWGVAKLVGSLQDLEITGDKEDPRCLHLTIHKPRVGSTGVSPRTVLLRAKFKFDDHIRSMAAKQRLTKGRTKARQKKMQQIGRLLEVSGISAPAVAPRHRPLFARPSLSTVRRHSGIDGDETDRRIRRPSGHVLKDGVIVYRERTTMSRDSSVSRGSSGKVSREGSQEEIPLEDIRRNSSHPATPSTSRQQSTPSTSQLPKVSRTPSEETSFISGESRPKRKGTRVRHDLPNPILQSTITFLYTRHTQLLIHLS; this comes from the exons ATGTTTCGAAGTAGGAGCTGGTTTGGGGGTGGATGGGGTCGCCCCAAGAACCCCCATTCATTGGAACGGCTCaaatatctacataatatactATGTAAGAATACAACTGTGTCTGAAAGTAACCGTGGCATATTGGTGGAATCCTTAAGGTGTATTGCTGAAATTCTAATATGGGGAGATCAAAACGACAGTTCAGTGTTCGA CTTTTTTCTAGAAAAGAATATGTTATCATATTTTCTTAGGATAATGAGGCAAAAGTGTGGAGGATCTTCATATGTATGTGTACAATTACTACAgacacttaatattttatttgaaaatataaggAATGAAACATCACTAT attatttattGAGCAATAACCACGTCAACTCAATAATTGTTCATAAATTTGATGTTTCCGATGAAGAAGTTATGGCATattacatttcatttttaaaaacactcagtttgaaattaaataatcacacaattcactttttttataatgag CACACTAAAGACTTTCCACTGTATACAGAAGCAATAAAATTCTTCAACCACCCTGAATCTATGGTTCGCATTGCCGTCCGTACACTTACATTGAATGTTTACCGAGTCCAAGATGCCAGTATGTTGCGGTTTATAAGAGATAG aactgcAGCACCATACTTTAGTAATTTGGTATGGTTCATTGGTAAACATATCTTGGAGCTAGATGCCTGCGTAAGAAACGATGCTGA CCATCAATCGCAGCAAAAGCTGGATGACCTGGTCGCTGAACATTTAGACCACTTGCATTATATCAATGATATTCTATGTCTGAACATTCCAGATCTTAACGATGTTTTAACTGAACATCTTTTGCATAAACTTCTAAtacctttatatatttattcgcTGACATCGGGATCTATTAAACGTCCTACATCTTCACCGTATAACCGCGATCATATTCAAAGTATAGAAGTTATTACGCGAAATTTAGAAGCGATTCTATCCGGCCGAAGCTCCGACACACCTCCCCGTTTGAAATATCCAATACAGAAGATGGAGTCTGAAGATGACTTAAAACCTTCAGTTTCTTGCGTAGTCTCTCTATTTCTTTTATCTCAAGTATTCCTAATCATCACACACGGCCCAATAGTTCACGCCCTAGCCTGGATCATTATACAATCCGACATATCGATATTTGACGAAGGGGCTATGAACATTCTAGAAACCTATGTCAGTACAGCAAAATCCAATGTCAAATTGGAGTTTGCAAAGCCCCAGCTGAGCTTAGAAAAGGCTTTAGAATGTTCGACATGCCACGATAGAGATTATACGACCCCGGAGTATAGTGGGGCCAAAGCTTTCGGCTACGATACAGACCATTCCAGCTGTGATCTTGACCCAGAATTGGTGTCGAATTCACTTCCGTCCACTTCCCATATCAGCGAAACGTCAAGTATCGCCCACGACTCAACAGAAGACTTAGTCACTCAAGTGCAATCGATAAAATCGCCCGTCAAAGAAAATATGCCCGATTCACCTCTCCCAGATTCGGGAATAGATTCAACCTCGTCAAAGACAATGTCAGATCTCAATAATATAACGGACGAAGAGAAGCAGCAATTACTTGTATCCCTAACGAATACAGAAAAAAGTTTGACTCTTGAAAATATCATAGACAAAGAGAGGAGAGACATCGATAATAAACCGTTTCTAAAGACTATTTTAGACTCGTTGGATTGCAATGAAGATGATTATAAAGCGTTGTTTGCACTGTGTTTGTTGTATGCTCTCATTAATAACAAAG TTG GTGTGAGCAGCGAGCTCCTTGACACATTACTAAAATCGGAATTAGACGACAGTGAGAAGGTTACAAAAGAAAGTCGCGATGAAAATGTAGGCCAGGAACACCAGACGAAACCGAAAGATCATTTTAACGCTCTGTTGGTCGCTAAGTTGATGGCCATAGCCCATCTTAGCTGTAAACCAG cTTCAAAAGTCCGTCTCGTGACCTGTGAAATAACGGCTCGTCTACTAAAGATAGCTATGGAAGGATCTAGTGGAGTACCGAGTGCGAGGCATTTATCAGCTGCGGACAATCTACGCGCACGCGCAGCCTCATTAGCCAGGAATTTCTATAAATGCGACGATATTTTCTTAGACATGTTCGAGGATGA GTATTGTGAGATGTGCAAACGACCGCTCAACGTGGAATGGCTATGTATGGATGCGGCCATCTTGTTGCCGCCAACAAAGACCCCCATGTCCGGAATCGCATTTGAAAAGAGGTTGCCCAGTGGCGag atggAACGAGCGCGTCGTGCGATTCGTACGTTCTTCCTTATACGTGAACTGTACTTAAAGCTCTCTGGCAAACAAGAAACTCAGTTGCCGCTCGCTAATCATGCACCTTTCGTACAAGTTGGCAAGACTTTGGATCTCA ATGATTCCGATTTAATATCCTGCGATATAACTCAAAAAGACGGGACATGGCAACACCGGTTTCTAGCAGTAGACAATATTCAGATAATTTTAGTGGAACCAGACAAGCAAAAACTTGGCTGGGGTGTCGCCAAACTTGTTGGAAGTTTGCAAGATTTGGAG ATAACGGGTGATAAAGAAGACCCCAGGTGTTTGCATCTCACTATACATAAGCCTCGGGTTGGATCGACTGGAGTATCACCCCGTACTGTGCTGCTGAGAGCCAAGTTTAAATTTGACGATCATATACGGAGTATGGCAGCTAAACAACGGTTAACTAAG GGTCGGACGAAAGCCCGCCAAAAGAAGATGCAACAAATAGGTCGATTGCTTGAAGTGTCGGGAATTTCTGCGCCAGCGGTTGCTCCGAGACATAGGCCTTTGTTCGCAAGACCATCACTCAGCACCGTTAGGAGGCATTCTG gcaTAGATGGCGATGAAACAGATCGACGTATACGTCGTCCCAGCGGGCACGTGCTAAAAGATGGCGTTATAGTATACCGTGAACGTACAACTATGAGTAGAGACAG CAGCGTGTCCCGCGGCAGCAGTGGCAAGGTGTCGCGCGAGGGTTCGCAGGAGGAGATCCCTCTCGAGGATATCCGTAGAAACTCTTCACACCCTGCCACGCCCTCTACCAGCCGACAGCAG AGTACTCCAAGCACGTCTCAACTTCCGAAGGTTTCTCGTACACCTTCAGAAGAAACATCGTTCATATCGGGTGAGAGCAGACCCAAACGGAAAG GTACCCGTGTACGACATGACCTACCCAACCCGATTTTACAATCAACGATTACCTTCTTATATACAAGGCACACACAGCTTCTCATTCATCTGTCCTAG